Below is a genomic region from Mycolicibacterium neworleansense.
GTTCACGTCGCTGATGGCGATCTACGACACCATGCAGTACGTGCGCGCCGACATCCAGACGGTGTGCCTGGGACAGGCCGCCTCGGCCGCCGCGGTGCTACTGGCCGCCGGTACCCCGGGTAAGCGTCTGGCCCTGCCGAACGCCCGGGTGCTGATCCACCAGCCGTCGCTGTCCGGGGTGATCCAGGGGCAGTTCTCGGACCTGGAGATCCAGGCCGCCGAGATCGAGCGGATGCGCACCCTGATGGAGACCACCCTGGCCCGCCACACCGGAAAGGATCCCGAGGTCATCCGCAAGGACACCGACCGCGACAAGATCCTGACCGCTGCCGAGGCCAAGGACTACGGGATCATCGACACCGTCCTGGAGTACCGCAAGCTGTCTGCCCAGACCAGCTAGCACTTCCAACGGCAACTTCCCGCCCGATGACACACGCCCTGCCCGGTCACCTCCGGTGCGGGGCGTGCGTCGTCGCGGGGGAGGTTGCAAATCCCGCTGACCTGCGGTTGCGGCGGCATCAGAGTGGTCCCCGGTATCGTCGATCGAGGCGAATGCCACGTATTGACCACACCGTTCGGCTATTCGCCGTCGCTTCGCAACGACACGCCAAGGACACAGTCAGCGTGCCGACGGGTGACGAGCCGCCAGGAGAGATATGTTCTCCTGCACACGAACAAATACCACCAGAGCGATTCGGCCCTATCGGTCGCACCGCGACGGAACGAACGGGTAGCGTCGGGTTTACGCCCGAGGTAACCCAGCAAGTGGCGTTACGACCGACTGCGAACAGGAAGTAGGACCCCCCCACATGGCGCGCATTGGAGACGGCGGTGACCTGCTGAAGTGCTCGTTCTGCGGCAAGAGTCAAAAGCAGGTCAAAAAGCTCATTGCCGGCCCGGGCGTGTACATCTGCGACGAGTGCATCGATCTGTGCAACGAGATCATCGAGGAGGAACTCGCCGACGCTGACGACGTCAAGCTCGACGAGTTGCCCAAACCGGCGGAGATCCGGGACTTCCTCGAGGGCTACGTGATCGGTCAGGACACCGCGAAGCGGACGCTGGCCGTGGCGGTCTACAACCACTACAAGCGGATCCAGGCGGGGGAGAAGTCCCGCGATTCGCGCTCCGAGCCGGTGGAGCTGACCAAGTCCAACATCCTGATGCTGGGCCCCACCGGCTGCGGTAAGACCTACCTGGCCCAGACGCTGGCCAAGATGCTCAACGTGCCGTTCGCCATCGCCGACGCCACCGCG
It encodes:
- the clpP2 gene encoding ATP-dependent CLP protease proteolytic subunit ClpP2 — translated: MQPQARYILPSFIEHSSFGVKESNPYNKLFEERIIFLGVQVDDASANDIMAQLLVLESLDPDRDITMYINSPGGSFTSLMAIYDTMQYVRADIQTVCLGQAASAAAVLLAAGTPGKRLALPNARVLIHQPSLSGVIQGQFSDLEIQAAEIERMRTLMETTLARHTGKDPEVIRKDTDRDKILTAAEAKDYGIIDTVLEYRKLSAQTS